The window ATGATGATGAAAAGCAAAATACATTCATGTTCCTGCGATTGCTAATCCTCCAATTACTAAAGATAGCCCTAGAGTTTCCGGGGCCAGAGCGGCAGCAGTACCAGTTTCTCCGGCAAATTGCAAATATTCCGGACGACGATGAATACCAACATTTAATGATATTGGTTGTGCCATTCAAAATGCTGGTATCAAGATGATTAACTGGATGCTAACGGCCTCACAAGTCATTACCATTTTACGACCGCTAGCAATTATTGCAAAAGCAACAGTTAATTTTTCAAGTGCTATTTTTCCAGTCTTTAAAACCGTACCGGCTTTTTATCATACCTTTCAATTTTTAATTGGTTTCGCCATTTTTCTAATGATTTTACGAATTTTTGCATAATATATATATATATATATATATGAAATAAAGGAGTTAAATTTATGAAATTTTTAAATACAATAGTTCTTTGAGGACTAACGATGTTGCCGATAGTTGGATGTTCTAAAAAAGCAAATGAATCAGCAGAGCAAATTAATAAAGTTTATGATTTTGAAATTAAAGACTTACAAAAAGTAAAGTTTCATTTTTCACAAATCACAAATAACCTTACACAAGTTGAAATACAGAAAGCATTTAACATTGATATAAATGAAAAATTACCAGAATTAAAAAAGTTAAAAGACTTTTCTCTTCAATTTACACAAGAATTCTATAATGATAAGAAAAAACAAAATAAAATTAGACAACTAATAACTAAACACGGAACCAAAATAGAAAATAAAAAAACTCCTATATGAATAATTAATAAAAAAATAACAATCAAAGCAAAAGGCACAGAGATGTTTGACTTAGATGATCACAAAAATAATACAGTAAATTATGTATTAAGAGATGTATTTGAATTTGAAATTGAAAATTTTAATAACTAAATTTAAAAACTGATGGGGACTGTACAATTAACTGTGTCTCTAAGTAATTAACTTAAATTCACTCTGTCTTCAAATTTTATCATTAAATGTGAAATTGCACTACCCCAATTTTGAATTGGCGGGACTGTACAATTAACTGTGTCTCTAAGTAATTAACTTAAATTCACTCTGTCCTCAAATTTTATCATTAAATGTGAAATTGCACTACCCCAATTTTGAATTGGCATCGTTCATTTCTTAACCATATTTTGAAATGCTAAATAAAATATTTTAAAAACTGATGCGTCATTAGGAAAAATCTTTTTATTCTTAATGACTTTTCTTAATTGACTATTAACAGATTCAATCGCATTAGTTGTGTAAATAATTCTTCTAAATTCCTGAGGATATTCAAGAAAAATTATTAAATTATTTCAGTTATTTTTTCATGATTTAGTAATTTGTGGATACTTTTTATTTCATTTTTCAGAAAAATGATCTAAAGCAATTAACGCTATTTCTTCATTAATTGCTGTATAAATTGATTTTAAATCATTAGCTACAAGTTTGCGATCTTTGTAAGGAACAAATTTTAAACTATTGCGAATTTGATGAACAATGCATAATTGATGCTGTGTTTTTGGGAAAACAGCTTCTATTGCATCAGACATCCCAGTTAAATTATCACTACAAGCAACAAGAATATCTTGTAACCCACGATTTTTCATTTCCGTAAGATTATTAAGTCAAAATTTGGCTCCCTCATTCTCACTAATTCACATTCCTAAAATATCTTTTAAACCATCTAAATTAATTCCTAAGGCAAGATAAACTGCTTTATTTATTATTCGTTTATCTTGCTTTACTTTAACAACAATACAATCAAAATAAACAATCGGATAAATCTTCTCTAAAGGTTTAGTTTGTCACATTTTAACTTCTTCAATAACATCATCAGTTATTTGACTAATTAAACTTTCTGAAATTTCTGCTCCGTGATAGAATTCTTGCAATTGTGCTTTGATATCAGAAATTGTCATTCCTCTTGCATATAAAGAAATTACTTTTTGATCAAAGTTATCAAATCTTCTTTG is drawn from Spiroplasma endosymbiont of Clivina fossor and contains these coding sequences:
- a CDS encoding IS256 family transposase: MTKKIKKEPDAIDKVVDYFLENIDNPQDLFKGNTIFQEFTKKLTERMLNTEIKDYLETDENHNKRNGNTQKTIITKNGSIAIDVPRDRNSTFEPVIIPKRQRRFDNFDQKVISLYARGMTISDIKAQLQEFYHGAEISESLISQITDDVIEEVKMWQTKPLEKIYPIVYFDCIVVKVKQDKRIINKAVYLALGINLDGLKDILGMWISENEGAKFWLNNLTEMKNRGLQDILVACSDNLTGMSDAIEAVFPKTQHQLCIVHQIRNSLKFVPYKDRKLVANDLKSIYTAINEEIALIALDHFSEKWNKKYPQITKSWKNNWNNLIIFLEYPQEFRRIIYTTNAIESVNSQLRKVIKNKKIFPNDASVFKIFYLAFQNMVKKWTMPIQNWGSAISHLMIKFEDRVNLS